The following proteins come from a genomic window of Lolium rigidum isolate FL_2022 chromosome 5, APGP_CSIRO_Lrig_0.1, whole genome shotgun sequence:
- the LOC124654604 gene encoding uncharacterized protein LOC124654604, with protein sequence MRAISSAAGGMLRARLRAAARVRGGHGDGAGRWTTPGHEVRPKGYPMNRTPPPPGESRKWEDWELPCYLTSFLTVVILGVGLNAKPDLTIETWAHQRALERLQQQELAASASADALAE encoded by the coding sequence ATGCGGGCGATCTCGTCGGCGGCGGGAGGCATGCTGCGGGCGCGtctgcgcgcggcggcgcgcgtccgCGGCGGGCACGGCGACGGCGCGGGGCGGTGGACGACGCCGGGGCACGAGGTGCGGCCCAAGGGGTACCCGATgaaccgcacgccgccgccgccgggggagtCGCGCAAGTGGGAGGACTGGGAGCTGCCCTGCTACCTCACCTCCTTCCTCACCGTCGTCATCCTCGGCGTCGGGCTCAACGCCAAGCCCGATCTCACCATCGAGACCTGGGCGCACCAGAGGGCGCTCGAGCGCCTCCAGCAGCAGGAGCTCGCCGCGTCCGCGTCCGCCGACGCCCTCGCCGAGTGA
- the LOC124657188 gene encoding exopolygalacturonase-like, whose product MDARSRYRNLVTTLAALASDGDITEDLQSTHFFFKDLSALWWCWLVLLLLNSRTERSRSERPLMVLARGPPVELEDGEEQPKVEVEEEIDAGTLGDGVGVEEEEVVVREASARTAPLPSPETMTPRSATDGRGRRPAVLTNSGEEAAVVAAGCPPSMTSTSALSSSLPAAAQARVFSVADYGAAGDGSRYDTAAIQAAIDACGAAGGGRVLLPAPGDYLTATVHLRSRVVLEVAPGARLLGGTRQRDYPPESRRWYVVLAENTTGAGVTGGGEINGQGGAFVITPNAQKNIMVSWNVTGDCQGDECRPRLVGFLDSKDVMIHDITLNQPAYWCLHLVRCDNSVIRNVSIYGDFDTPNNDGIDIEGSNNTIIADCHIDTGDDAICPKSGTGPVYNLTATNCWIRTKSSAIKFGSASFFNYERLVFDNITIADSHRGLGIQIRDGGNVSDVVFSNIKMRTRYYDPSWWGRAEPIYITTCPRHTGYKEGTISDVRFINISSVSENGVFLAGSSHGLLRNLKFKNVDLTYKRWTNYTGGLYDYRPGCQEMVKHKTGGMMLEYISGLEIDNVNMRWSKGNLKGWDVNPLLFRPSTVDGLSFHDWKSLDVQ is encoded by the exons ATGGACGCCAGGTCCCGCTATCGGAACCTCGTAACGACCTTGGCCGCCTTGGCAAGCGACGGCGACATCACTGAGGATCTTCAATCCACC CATTTCTTCTTCAAGGACCTGAGCGCCCTCTGGTGGTGTTGGCTCGTGCTCCTCCTATTGAACTCGAGGACGGAGAGGAGCAGATCGGAGCGCCCTCTGATGGTGTTGGCTCGTGGTCCTCCTGTTGAACTCGAGGATGGAGAGGAGCAGCCCAAGGTCGAGGTAGAGGAGGAGATCGACGCCGGCACGCTCGGAGATGGGGTCggcgtagaggaggaggaggtcgtggTACGGGAGGCCAGCGCCCGCACTGCTCCGCTGCCCTCCCCGGAGACCATGACGCCGCGGTCAGCGACGGATGGCCGCGGCCGGCGGCCTGCTGTGCTCACAAATAGCGGTGAGGAGgccgccgtggtcgccgccggcTGCCCTCCGTCGATGACCTCCACCTCGGCCCTCTCCTCGTCGCTGCCG GCCGCCGCGCAGGCCCGCGTCTTCTCCGTCGCCGACTACGGCGCGGCCGGCGACGGGTCCCGCTACGACAcggcggcgatccaggcggccATCGACGCCTGCGGGGCGGCGGGGGGCGGCCGCGTGCTCCTCCCGGCGCCCGGGGACTACCTGACGGCGACGGTCCACCTCCGCTCGCGGGTGGTGCTCGAGGTGGCCCCCGGCGCGCGGCTCCTGGGCGGGACCAGGCAGCGGGACTACCCGCCCGAGTCGCGACGCTGGTACGTCGTGCTGGCCGAGAACACCACCGGCGCGGGcgtcaccggcggcggcgagatcAACGGCCAGGGCGGCGCGTTCGTGATCACGCCCAACGCGCAGAAGAACATCATGGTCAGCTGGAACGTCACCGGGGACTGCCAGGGCGACGAGTGCCGGCCCCGGCTCGTCGGCTTCCTCGACTCCAAGGACGTCATGATCCATGACATTACTCTCAACCAGCCAGCTTACTGGTG TCTGCATCTTGTCAGGTGTGACAACTCGGTGATCCGCAATGTGTCTATATACGGGGACTTTGACACGCCCAACAATGACGGGATCGACATCGAGGGTTCAAACAACACGATCATCGCCGACTGCCACATAGACACTGGAGATGATGCGATCTGCCCCAAGTCCGGCACAGGGCCTGTTTACAATTTGACAGCGACAAACTGCTGGATCCGGACTAAATCTTCTGCAATCAAATTTGGAAGTGCGAGCTTTTTCAACTATGAGAGGCTGGTCTTTGACAACATAACTATAGCTGATTCCCATCGAGGACTTGGAATTCAGATCCGTGATGGAG GTAACGTTAGTGATGTGGTGTTTTCGAACATCAAAATGCGCACCAGATACTACGATCCTTCATGGTGGGGGAGGGCAGAACCGATCTACATCACTACCTGCCCAAGGCACACTGGTTACAAAGAAGGCACCATTTCAGATGTTCGTTTCATCAACATCTCATCGGTCTCCGAAAACGGGGTTTTCCTGGCTGGATCGAGCCATGGCCTGCTTCGCAACCTAAAGTTCAAGAATGTTGACCTAACCTACAAGAGATGGACAAACTACACTGGGGGCCTGTATGATTATAGGCCTGGGTGCCAGGAGATGGTGAAGCACAAGACCGGTGGTATGATGCTGGAGTACATCTCTGGCCTGGAGATCGACAATGTCAATATGAGATGGTCCAAAGGAAACCTGAAAGGCTGGGATGTTAATCCGCTCCTCTTCCGGCCATCGACTGTTGATGGGCTGTCCTTCCATGACTGGAAGTCGCTAGATGTTCAATAG